The Chroicocephalus ridibundus chromosome 2, bChrRid1.1, whole genome shotgun sequence genome includes a region encoding these proteins:
- the NAPRT gene encoding nicotinate phosphoribosyltransferase isoform X1 — MPSPVSPVCRRPPLSPCPFCAAVSGVPRPCVPPHPVSPSAPPCLTRVPVPPPRSPVPVPPRAPRLPRGGAMAPLADLYQLTMAYGHWRAGRHRVPAAAELFFRRGPFGGALALAAGLAEGLRGLRAFRFSAADVAYLRSVLPSTTEDAFFDYLATLDASEVTVSAMPEGSVVFARVPFLQVKGPLLVVQLLETTLLCLVNYASLVATNAARFRLLAGPDMKLMEIGLRRAQGPDGALSASKYSYIGGFDYTSNILAGKLYGIPVCGTIAHSFIMSFTSLEEVQPRELSPLAGGEPVDLPGLAERWLQRVCELLRTPPEKANQGELAAFVSYAATFPRDFQGLLDTYCVRRSGLPNFCAVALALHQLGYRAIGVRLDSGDLAQQSKEIRRVLRACGAHFQVPWFETIPIAVSNDISEQSLEEFSREGSEINVIGVGTNLVTCPLQPSLGCVYKLVEVNGSPCLKLTEDEEKMTIPGTKTIYRLYDAAGHPFMDLMALEEEPSPSVGQELAVRVLGQLGETSKVVPTTVEPLHRTYFRDGQVCEPLPSLPEVRSHAQASLNLLSPAHRRLHQPQPYPVAVSERLHGLLTKLRQASQ; from the exons ATGccctcccctgtgtcccccgtgtGCCGCCGTCCCCCGCTGTCTCCTTGTCCCTTCTGTGCTGCCGTCTCCGGTGTCCctcgtccctgtgtccccccccatcccgtgtccccgtCTGCCCCTCCTTGTCTCacccgtgtccccgtccctcccccgcggtctcccgtccccgtcccgccccgtGCTCCCAGGCTGCCCCGCGGTGGGGCCATGGCGCCTCTGGCCGACCTCTACCAGCTCACCATGGCCTACGGGCACTGGCGGGCCGGCCGCCAccgcgtccccgccgccgccgagctcTTCTTCCGCCGCGGGCCCTTCGGCGGGGCCCTGGCCCTGGCCGCCGGCCTGGCCGAGGGGCTGCGCGGCCTCCGCGCCTTCCGCTTCTCCGCCGCCG ACGTCGCCTACCTGCGCTCCGTCCTGCCCAGCACCACAGAGGACGCCTTCTTCGATTACCTGGCCACCCTGGACGCCTCGGAGGTGACAGTGTCTGCCATGCCGGAGGGCTCCGTCGTCTTCGCCAGG GTCCCGTTCCTGCAGGTGAAGGGTCCGCTGCTGGTGGTGCAGCTACTGGAGACCACGTTGCTGTGCCTGGTCAACTACGCCAG CCTGGTAGCCACCAACGCCGCCCGCTTCCGACTCCTTGCCGGTCCGGACATGAAGCTGATGGAGATTGGGCTCCGTCGCGCTCAGGGGCCAGACGGTGCCCTTTCGGCCTCCAAGTACTCCTACATCGGGG GCTTCGACTACACCAGCAACATCCTGGCGGGGAAACTCTACGGCATCCCGGTGTGCGGCACCATCGCCCACTCCTTCATCATGTCCTTCACCTCGCTGGAGGAGGTGCAGCCCCGG GAGCTGTCACCTCTGGCAGGAGGAGAACCAGTGGATCTGCCGGGCCTGGCCGAGCGGTGGCTGCAGAGGGTGTGCGAGCTGCTGCGGACCCCCCCGGAGAAGGCGAACCAGGGCGAGCTGGCCGCCTTCGTGTCCTACGCCGCCACCTTCCCACGGGACTTCCAGGGGCTGCTGGACACCTACTGCGTCAGGAG GAGCGGCTTGCCCAACTTCTGTGCGGTGGCGCTGGCCCTGCACCAGCTGGGCTACCGGGCCATCGGGGTGCGGCTGGACAGCGGGGACCTGGCCCAACAGTCCAAGGAGATCCGCCGAGTGCTCCGAGCCTGCGGTGCTCA CTTCCAGGTGCCCTGGTTTGAGACCATCCCCATCGCCGTCAGCAACGACATCAGCGAGCAGAGCCTGGAGGAGTTCAGCCGGGAG GGGAGTGAGATCAACGTGATCGGCGTTGGGACGAACCTGGTGACGTGTCCCCTGCAGCCGTCGCTGGGCTGCGTTTACAAG CTGGTGGAGGTCAACGGCTCCCCATGCCTGAAGCTCACAGAAGATGAGGAGAAGATGACGATCCCAGGGACTAAGACCATCTATCGGCTCTATGATGCTGCTG GTCACCCCTTCATGGACCTCATGGCCCTGGAGGAGGAGCCCTCGCCcagtgtggggcaggagctggcagtcCGTGTCCTGGGACAACTTGGTGAGACCAGTAAGGTCGTACCCACCACCGTGGAGCCCCTCCATCGCACGTACTTCAGAGATGGCCAG GTGTGTGAGCCCCTGCCCAGCCTGCCGGAGGTGAGGAGCCACGCGCAGGCATCCCTCAACCTGCTCAGCCCCGCTCACCGCCGGCTCCACCAGCCACAGCCCTACCCG GTGGCTGTGTCGGAGAGGCTGCACGGCCTCCTCACCAAGCTGCGGCAGGCCAGCCAGTGA
- the NAPRT gene encoding nicotinate phosphoribosyltransferase isoform X2 encodes MDSPSEGTWGPHGALQWLGTPLPTSCHLPRPWWGFQPDCGLGDNPPRCPLSSVPADVAYLRSVLPSTTEDAFFDYLATLDASEVTVSAMPEGSVVFARVPFLQVKGPLLVVQLLETTLLCLVNYASLVATNAARFRLLAGPDMKLMEIGLRRAQGPDGALSASKYSYIGGFDYTSNILAGKLYGIPVCGTIAHSFIMSFTSLEEVQPRELSPLAGGEPVDLPGLAERWLQRVCELLRTPPEKANQGELAAFVSYAATFPRDFQGLLDTYCVRRSGLPNFCAVALALHQLGYRAIGVRLDSGDLAQQSKEIRRVLRACGAHFQVPWFETIPIAVSNDISEQSLEEFSREGSEINVIGVGTNLVTCPLQPSLGCVYKLVEVNGSPCLKLTEDEEKMTIPGTKTIYRLYDAAGHPFMDLMALEEEPSPSVGQELAVRVLGQLGETSKVVPTTVEPLHRTYFRDGQVCEPLPSLPEVRSHAQASLNLLSPAHRRLHQPQPYPVAVSERLHGLLTKLRQASQ; translated from the exons ATGGACAGTCCCTCAGAGGGAACGTGGGGGCCCCATGGTGCTCTCCAGTGGTTGGGGACACCCCTGCCTACCAGCTGTCACCTGCCCCGGCCATGGTGGGGGTTCCAGCCTGACTGTGGCTTGGGGGACAACCCGCCCCGGTGTCCTCTGAGCTCTGTCCCCGCAGACGTCGCCTACCTGCGCTCCGTCCTGCCCAGCACCACAGAGGACGCCTTCTTCGATTACCTGGCCACCCTGGACGCCTCGGAGGTGACAGTGTCTGCCATGCCGGAGGGCTCCGTCGTCTTCGCCAGG GTCCCGTTCCTGCAGGTGAAGGGTCCGCTGCTGGTGGTGCAGCTACTGGAGACCACGTTGCTGTGCCTGGTCAACTACGCCAG CCTGGTAGCCACCAACGCCGCCCGCTTCCGACTCCTTGCCGGTCCGGACATGAAGCTGATGGAGATTGGGCTCCGTCGCGCTCAGGGGCCAGACGGTGCCCTTTCGGCCTCCAAGTACTCCTACATCGGGG GCTTCGACTACACCAGCAACATCCTGGCGGGGAAACTCTACGGCATCCCGGTGTGCGGCACCATCGCCCACTCCTTCATCATGTCCTTCACCTCGCTGGAGGAGGTGCAGCCCCGG GAGCTGTCACCTCTGGCAGGAGGAGAACCAGTGGATCTGCCGGGCCTGGCCGAGCGGTGGCTGCAGAGGGTGTGCGAGCTGCTGCGGACCCCCCCGGAGAAGGCGAACCAGGGCGAGCTGGCCGCCTTCGTGTCCTACGCCGCCACCTTCCCACGGGACTTCCAGGGGCTGCTGGACACCTACTGCGTCAGGAG GAGCGGCTTGCCCAACTTCTGTGCGGTGGCGCTGGCCCTGCACCAGCTGGGCTACCGGGCCATCGGGGTGCGGCTGGACAGCGGGGACCTGGCCCAACAGTCCAAGGAGATCCGCCGAGTGCTCCGAGCCTGCGGTGCTCA CTTCCAGGTGCCCTGGTTTGAGACCATCCCCATCGCCGTCAGCAACGACATCAGCGAGCAGAGCCTGGAGGAGTTCAGCCGGGAG GGGAGTGAGATCAACGTGATCGGCGTTGGGACGAACCTGGTGACGTGTCCCCTGCAGCCGTCGCTGGGCTGCGTTTACAAG CTGGTGGAGGTCAACGGCTCCCCATGCCTGAAGCTCACAGAAGATGAGGAGAAGATGACGATCCCAGGGACTAAGACCATCTATCGGCTCTATGATGCTGCTG GTCACCCCTTCATGGACCTCATGGCCCTGGAGGAGGAGCCCTCGCCcagtgtggggcaggagctggcagtcCGTGTCCTGGGACAACTTGGTGAGACCAGTAAGGTCGTACCCACCACCGTGGAGCCCCTCCATCGCACGTACTTCAGAGATGGCCAG GTGTGTGAGCCCCTGCCCAGCCTGCCGGAGGTGAGGAGCCACGCGCAGGCATCCCTCAACCTGCTCAGCCCCGCTCACCGCCGGCTCCACCAGCCACAGCCCTACCCG GTGGCTGTGTCGGAGAGGCTGCACGGCCTCCTCACCAAGCTGCGGCAGGCCAGCCAGTGA